The Peribacillus sp. FSL P2-0133 genome has a segment encoding these proteins:
- the thiD gene encoding bifunctional hydroxymethylpyrimidine kinase/phosphomethylpyrimidine kinase: MKTALTIAGSDSGGGAGIQADLKTFSAHGVFGMSAITAVTAQNTMEVRSVQPIETAIISDQIAAIFEDIHVDAVKIGMLGSKEIVETVAASLKTFLPAIVILDPVMISKSGHHLLGEKAVSALKMDLLPLATLVTPNVPEAEVLTGLSIRTEQDFYKACISIQEMGPKAVLLKGGHAAGNPNDLFYDGTDFQWIKGERIHTKNTHGTGCTLSSAITSNLANGLPLQQSIEQAKTYISEAIRNSFSIGKGHGPVHHFHSFSKKERSELI, encoded by the coding sequence ATGAAAACAGCATTAACCATCGCAGGCTCTGATTCAGGGGGCGGCGCTGGAATACAAGCGGATTTAAAAACATTTTCTGCACATGGTGTCTTTGGAATGTCTGCCATCACAGCCGTAACCGCACAAAATACAATGGAAGTCCGTTCAGTACAGCCAATTGAAACAGCAATCATATCAGATCAAATTGCAGCTATCTTTGAAGATATTCATGTCGATGCAGTAAAAATAGGCATGCTTGGATCAAAAGAAATCGTGGAAACTGTCGCTGCGTCCCTTAAAACCTTCTTGCCTGCCATCGTTATCCTTGACCCTGTCATGATTTCCAAAAGCGGCCATCATTTGCTCGGCGAAAAGGCTGTCTCTGCCTTAAAAATGGATTTGCTTCCGCTTGCAACACTTGTAACCCCAAATGTACCGGAAGCGGAAGTACTTACTGGCTTGTCGATTCGAACGGAACAAGATTTCTACAAGGCATGCATTTCAATACAAGAAATGGGTCCCAAAGCCGTTTTACTTAAAGGAGGCCATGCAGCAGGAAATCCAAATGACCTTTTTTATGATGGGACTGACTTCCAATGGATCAAGGGAGAGCGCATTCATACGAAAAACACTCATGGCACGGGCTGTACTCTATCATCTGCCATTACATCAAACCTGGCAAATGGGCTGCCATTGCAACAGTCGATCGAACAGGCCAAGACCTATATTTCTGAAGCGATACGCAATAGCTTTTCAATCGGCAAAGGTCATGGACCTGTCCACCATTTTCATTCATTTTCAAAAAAAGAACGGAGTGAATTAATATGA
- the thiW gene encoding energy coupling factor transporter S component ThiW — protein sequence MNPIKKLTLTAMITAITTLTSSFIFIPAGFAKVFPIQHLANVMTAVLLGPAYAVTQAFLVSIIRNMSGTGSIFAFPGSMIGALLAAILYRKTQSLKFACLGEVIGTGILGSLACYPLALLLLGEKAALFGFLPAFMLSSFAGAILAFILLKILLKNNYMKGFFYENSINHRRL from the coding sequence TCAAGAAACTGACGTTGACTGCCATGATCACGGCTATAACGACGCTGACCAGTTCATTTATTTTCATACCTGCAGGATTTGCAAAGGTCTTTCCTATTCAGCATCTGGCAAATGTCATGACTGCCGTTCTATTGGGGCCAGCTTATGCTGTGACACAAGCTTTTTTAGTTTCCATCATTAGAAACATGTCTGGTACCGGTTCAATTTTTGCCTTTCCCGGGAGCATGATCGGTGCACTTTTGGCTGCCATCCTTTATCGAAAAACACAAAGCTTAAAATTCGCCTGTTTAGGGGAAGTGATCGGGACCGGTATTCTCGGTTCCCTAGCCTGTTATCCACTTGCCCTCCTCCTATTGGGAGAAAAAGCTGCTCTTTTTGGTTTTTTACCGGCTTTTATGCTCAGTTCATTCGCTGGTGCGATTTTAGCTTTCATATTACTTAAAATACTTCTAAAAAATAATTATATGAAGGGGTTTTTTTATGAAAACAGCATTAACCATCGCAGGCTCTGA